The DNA segment atacccGTTGGTATGATTGTcttatttgactaactaccagGGGATTTTGAGCCtggtttctgtttctttttgtatggaaggttgcgtgatacaatacaGGTAAGGACATGGTAGAATACTCcataatttgcttttttttgcttagaaaataaagaaatttttttataccagGGAGTACTTTTCCTAGTGATCTGATGGAAACACATATGTGAAGCCAAATAAAACTACTCCTTTACATTACATAAGCTAATGTATACATAACATATTTGTGGAGCTGATTACGTGGCTCCATGTTGAATCTACATAGAATCGGCACATTTAGGCTTCTTCATAAAGAACAAGAATACTGATTTAAATGAGATaggaatatataatatgtatgtacattaatcattataaaaaaggaaaaaataagtaacGTTAcgtataattttagaaaaatttccttGCTCCTATTTTGTGTACGGATCAAATAGTTATACAGTACCAATATAAATATCGGTATTTAAGtacattttaatactttttcgactaaaaatataaaacaactagAATGAGCACCTGGTAGAGCGCAATACTCATTTTTTCTagatatgattttttcaaaaaaaaatctttattaaacctacatgaGGACACCAATTTGAACTCTGGTCGATAATGCACTTTTCATTGACATTTTGAGTTAGcttgacctttgaccttgaCTTCTCAAAAATCAATGGcatcttactgtgaccatatatgaCCAAGCTAtatcaaaatcgatttttaactttttccgtaatcctggtgacttacagacaaacaaactaaaaacaCAGGCAAAAGCATAATCTTGGTTCAATTTGTTGGCAGAAGTAAGTAAAAGTAATCGTCATGCACCTAGAGGAGCATTTGCAGAATTTATTTCTTGGGTGAGGGCtacatcataaatattataacttttcttaattaaagaatattattgtttttgacttctcttttttttttcaaaggataaCCTTGTTTTGCAGTTGGGATAGGGTCATAAATCTGAAGGGCTACGTCATTGAAGGgtctgttttaaattttaaatcaatttagtaCAGTACTATTGTAAATACGTCAGTAACATGGTATCAATGTAATATCAGTATATTGAACAACACAGCAGTgatttctaactttttcatcATCACTGAGGAGCCCCtaggtgtgttttttttttattgagtgaacatataattttttgccagaaactttttttaatccaatttaaaaaaaaaagacaatttctggcgaattttattgatgttttatatatataataataaacttcaTTATGACCTTGATAAACTCTATTGCTAAATAAATGCCTACTGATTCTCAGAATCCCTGATTTAATCAAGTATTCTCTACTCGTGTTTTCAaactcttttataatttaaaacttaaaaactccatattttcataaatttaacaaaatttattccaCTTTTACAGTCTCATCCTTGAAATTGAAGTCATTAgtcatatgtatgtacattaaaagaaaatagagtcattgaaaattaatttactgagtGATTttcgtaatatttattttaaagaatctGAATATTATTTGTCATTCTCGGTAGAACCTTCCATAAATTATAGACCATCAGTATCATATAAAAGACGATAATATGTCTCATTAGAAcactacaaaaaattacaatcaaaTTTAGGCAATGAAGAAGCACAAATGTGAAATGCAGATTCTAATGAGTtgatatctatttattattttatataaatccatCTGTAAGTCAACATCAAgtgaataaagttttaaaaaatatttttatccgtTCAGAGAATTTAAATTAGGCTCTCAAGTCTTCATCGTATCAATATTAAAGGTTAGTTCAACGATTTCATTAAAAGACTTAGTTTCACAACACAATGACTATAATTTTATTGGGTCCCTATTAAgtcattttgttcaaattggcctctttaatatatcaaaggtGTTTCTCTGTGTTGTCATATAATGTTGTCAGTTTTTATCATCATCatgatacatatttttgcatattgaattgtccttttttttttttttaaacataataaaatttgaactttcAGCCGTACCCAtactttcaattttcttcaattcagctttactattttcaaaaaagctaTTAATAACTTCTCCATTGAATGACAATAACCAGCTCCTAGTGTATCATCCGGgatgataaaaaaaggatataataaaatgtcatataagttctaattatatttaggtatataaatCTATACTTTTATGAGGGAAACCCCAAGCCCCTTCACTGGGACACGTCCGTatcgatttattatttataatataatttattactctgTGCTTttgaattgtattaaaatatttaagggaCAATAGTAATATCATTCAAAAACGTacaatgcataaaaaaagtaatattaatggATCCCTAATGAATAGTAGTTATGATTAACTAAAATAgctattcttttaattaaattagaagcTAGGATACTTggaaattacaacttgtaaagATTTGCTTTTTATCTCATAAACAGACAAAGTCCTATATTTCGTCAGTTGTAAACTTTTCTACGTATCTGACGCatcgttatctttattttatcccgcaacattttttccaaaaataaaaaaggctcaaaatcagttggtggtTAGCCATGCTTACCAACTGTAGAACTATTATTAGATAATTGGTGGAAATtattcacaacttaacaagGTATAAGtataattcaaacaatcaaacgttcagaacattgacTGGGGGTGGGGAGAAGAAACATTGACAGTTGACAAAGTAAAACAAGGTACATATCTGTGTTAGTAAGATAGCACTGTGTTTATCAGTGTTCTGTTCGTTGTTCAGTTGACCTCGAATTAACCTCTTACAAAAAGTTGTGATCAATTTTCTACATACTTTAGgttgttaacattatttaagcacacaacctttcctcctaaAGATATATGGAGAAAAGGTCCAAATTCATGTGGTAGACAGCCAATTCTTTAGCTAACTAgttaataattgttcaaaactaaaaaaaaggtaattataattcaaccaatcaatattcaCAACACTGattagtaaaaaagaaacaaaaatatcaacagctaacaacaaaatggacggtatatttttgtgttagctaaGTAGCACCTTTACGATTGAATGAATGCAATTCCATTAGggttggaaagaattggctaaataTTCTCAATTGATTTGGGGccatttttctctctctttgtctTTTCGAACAGAGATAACGATGTCATTTATGTATAAACGAATGAAAGTCAAAAATACCTAGCTTTAATAAAAGTAGTAAATAGCTAGTCATGAGATACATCGACACTTCATGAATAAATAGAGTGAATGAAATAGGAGTGGATCATACTGAATATAGATTGAAGGTATAGGCATTATAAATGCGGTGAGTGTACTGTGTATCAATATATGTAgcatagtattacaattattcatGAGAACTCAATGTACATACGTAAATCTAGAATTGTGCCGGAAGGGAAAAAGGATTTACTTCCGTGTCTTTTGTATTTGTACTTGTACCTTGATGCTCTTTTGTGAATGCGAGCccgatgaagaagaagaagggccCCTTTTTAAGGATTGAAAAGGATTCATACAGATGTAGAGGGTAGAAGTTGGGTAAGGGGATTTGTTCTAAAATgttctaaatatatacatatatagaatcgtatttataaaaaatgatcaaaatagaCGCATATAGAATCAAATTTATGAGAGATGTTGCAAATGTTGAACGTCATGTCGTtcctattataaaaattatcacttttttacCTTTGCTCAAACAGTCAAAGCTTagcaagagctaattcaaattcaaccaatcaacgcaCAGAAAACAGTTAGGGggaaaataatcacaaaaattgacaactgacaaaaatacattgtaaatctatattttagtCAGATAATGGCGTGCTAaacattaattctattaatactGCCGCTAACTATCATATCTAGAGAAAGTAGCTATTGAATGTTAAGGACAATAGGAagttgaatgtatttattaaatacataaacgatttgccaaaatatatttgagattGCTAGAATACAAAGGTTTTGAACTGTagactataaatattatgtagtgGATTATATTGTAACCCCTGTCAAAGTTATCCTTAAATGCACAAAGAACCAGGAAGTTaaaccattcacaaaaaatacaacCATTGATGAACAAAAGtcaagagagagaaaaaaggagGATAACCTTGGAGAGCAAAAGGCTGTCTTCTTTTTTCTGAAGTAGTATAAAAAGATACTacattttgaatacatatttataatttttttttacaaattatttataggtATCCAATGCGTATCAATTATTGTCGTGTTGTAGGATGCATAAAAAAAGTTCCCATCGGATTTGCATAcaacaaaatagttaattttaccCCGAgtcatcattatatattatgataattgcAGTGCGTCAGATACGTCCCCGCCCCCTTTCCAGTACCATGGCTCAAGGtcaatccaaaaaatgaaagggTACAAATGCGTACTCGCCGACGCATCAAGGTCATTACGGTTTGAATCTACTTCAACTACATACTATGGATACATACGCAATAGCAATATATTTTGGGCTTAAATACCTAGAAGGGAGGGCATTATTGTTGATTCAAATCATACTCATTTCAGGAAGTGTTTTGAGACTTTTGTATATCTGTTTACACACATAACTATATACCTACTCGTACCATAAATATGTAGTCCACCCTCTTTGATTTCTGGCAACAAGGAGCATGCCTAATTTTATGTTCATATTACAtagagaataatattttaaaagtagttatAAGCTAATTAGTACTCTTACTTTCTAGAAGCAGGCCCAAACAAACTACATTTTGGGACTTCTAGCTCATGGATtgcatattctttattttatctacatgcTTTTTTGCCtttgcaatatttataataaaagaagcaACTATAACCCTTCCTTGAGGCCCCCACCACCCTGTAGTGATAAATAGGTTCCATCAATGCGAACAATTTTATGCATATGTGACAAccttttcaataattgttgCTTCTTTAACATAATTCTGAATCgaataatataacatatattttcattactaCGTTCATACATATGAATGATTCAACCCATGACTTGAGAGTAAAATTATCGTATATATTGTTTAAGACACAAAATGAATATCATGCATATAATGGGGCGTCGGCAGAATTTTGGTTGCGAACATCCTTGCACAGGTTGAGAAAAAGTCCTAATAATGCAAGACCAAGTTAAGTATCAAGTATTTGCTCACAACTCAAGTCCTTGAACTTTCTTCAAGTTTAATTTAATGAGTACTTTTTATACcgtagaaaaattgaaatgagtTTCGAGTCCAAATTATGTTGCAGGTCTTAACTTTTGATTAAAAGTCCCTACCTTTGCACCTAAGGCCGGGTTTAACGTGATCAGGGATAGAGATAAATGAGTGGAagccttttcttgatttattttataagaaaaaaatataatatctcaaattttcatAACATTTATCGTATGACGtgtgattttatataatttttttcttactacgTTATTATAAAGATTGTATCCAGCGCTGGACCTATCTCAAGGGCAAGCCGTTGAGGGCTTACCCTCTAAAACCACCCCTGCTAGACTAACTTGTCATTGGAAGCTCGAATAGAACGAATTGTTATACATACatgttacatataattataattaaccaGCTAggtagtaaattataaatacgaGGATGAATGAAacataagaaaaacaaagaaacaacaaGGACAGTGCCttgggataaattattaaatttgaagataataatatatttaatatatgtagatgtatatataaataaactgataaatatgtttgtataatatataatatttatacgaTAATATAGAATACTTTTTAACGgagaaaaaatggatatttcttaaactatattgataaatagtaataataatcattttcacaaaaagaatcactttttgaaaaatgtgatttgtcttttttaaattaataaatatgtaccgaggcattacaaacaaaaatacatacatcaatgaataacaaaaaaataatttaatataatagtaataataaagagACGGATCTCACTGAGGACATAATGgatatgttatattatatacatattgattgggcttttaaatatatatatttttttgtacgttttttttagaaaaaaataaaataaggggcgtaaaaaggatatttaaaaaaaaaaaaaaacttaactgtTATATGAAAGGGAGAACATGTTATGGGGGAAACCCATCAccaagaaagaaatataataaataatattatgagataaataataattgaataaataaattcggtaataattaaataaatgtgttttaattttttgttaaaaaatattggtaacaCATGCTATGGTGATGGTCTGGACAGGGACGGAATTATGATACGTATATGTATAAACATCATAAGAGGGGTTTTATCATGCTtatgtttatgtatgtacaatatctCTAGTCTTAGAAGGtgcaatgaaaataataatggtttttttattttatttttcatttccattttttgtaaaaaaaaaaaaaatgaaatacatggATAGTTTgactagaaagaaaaaaaatatgtcttgatTTCCTTCTACTTAGATTATTTCTAACAAAGTTTAACGGGTTCTTTCATTGAATTCTCCTTGTCTACGTTCATCAGGATCGGAAAATCCGTCATCTTCATTTCCGGAATCGTCATCATCTTCATTGGTGTTATCAATGATGATTCTTGGAAGAGGAGGAAGAAGCGCCTGTTCTGTTTGTAACTGGGAttgtggtggtggtggtggtgatTCATTGGATGTTGATGCAACCAATTCAGACTTGGAATCCTCCTCAACAATTTCATCTTGGATCTCTACTGGATTAACAATGGGAACAGCatggttttttttctctgctGCATTAGTGTTGCTGTTCTCACCTCCTACTACAGGAGATACTGAAGTTGCTGGAGGGGAAGAGGTCATTCGGGAACGACACCAGTTGTGGAACCCCTTTGTGCCCTTAGTGGGCCCACGAGGAAGTCGAACGACGTTAGGAGGAAGAGCAAGTCCAGAGGAGGCTACTTCGTTCATCATACGTCTTTGAAGCCATGGAGAAGCTGGAGAATGCATAGCGGCCATTGCAGCAGCTGCAACCTGTTGATGTTGCATTTGAAGCATTTCGAAGGGATGGATCATATGCGGACGAGAGATACGTCTCTGCATTTGAAATGTTGGGGCATTGGGATTAAGACCAGGCTTGTTTCCATGATTATCCGTCATTTGATTAGGCATCTCTTCAAATTTCATGTTATGATACAGAGAAATCCTTCTGTTACGAATAGTGTTTCCGTTTGTAAATGcttgattttgattttgatgCTGTTGTCCAGCATAGGAGGATCGACGAGTAGGAATAGTTCCAGAGTTGTTAGACACTTGCTTAGATGCCTTACTCTCTGCTTTCTTATTCTTTTGACTCTTGGAGGGTGCAGGAATCAATTCCATCACCTTCATACCATCTTCAACATCCTCTCCAGTGCTGAGATCTTTGACAGCTCTTAATGCAAACTCTGTTCTTTCGAACTCAACAAGAGCTGTAACCTTAGCGATCATTTCTGGATGCTTATTCACAAAAGGCTTGATGTCAGCAGGAATGGGATTTCCAGGACGAAGAATACGAATCAAAACAATGTCACCGaccttggaaaaaatttcagcaaCTCCCTCAATGGTGGGTCTCTCTAATGGAAGATTAAGAGCAACAACAGTACGAGAGGGTGTTGTTTCATCATATTCAGGAAGTTCAGCCAATCGACGAACTTTAGTTTTAAGATCATTAACCTCCAATTTATCAGACTTCCTTTCGATAGCCTCAGCCACTTGTCTCCAATCCTTGGAAAGGTGCTTGACCCTTTTAAAGGAGCTGATGAGCTTGAGAGACACGAATCCCTCCTTGTTTCTTTTCACATGTTTAAGGAGAAATTTATCCTTCGTGATATTGGCATCCGAAAAGTAAAATTCTACCTGTTGAACAATTTTTTCACACAAATCATCATCTGGAACGACATATGGAGTCTCCTCCTCCTCTTTCTTCGATTCCAACTTTTCCTCCGGAATGACAGATGAATTGGAAATGGTGGATGTGTTTGACGTCTTGCGACTCACTGCAGATATACCTGAATCGGTTGATTCCTTTCGATTAGCTCCTGCTTTATTAGTGGAGTAATTCTTGTGAGGATTAGAATTGGCGTGATGTGGATCGTAAAAGAGAGGGTCAGAGCCATTGGAGCCGGGATACATGGCGTAAAAGTCTTGATTAGTTGGGAATGCCATGGGATGATAGGCGTAGATTGCTGGGAATTGAGAGTAAAAAGCCATTTTCTACAAAGacaaagtatatacatatatatataaatatattcatatttgtgaacaaaaacaaaattcaaatagaaaattattgtgaatttttgtaatcagtttgggagaaaagaaaaaaaaatgacaggcAGAAAGAATAGAACTGTAGACTTATGTATAATAACATAGATGATAGTAGCACTACAAAACTAAGCAAGGAACtaataatattgaatgtatTCACTTGAAGCAGATTTCTCTTTTATTCCAAACAACAGAACTACTAAGAAcacaatattatgaaattaaatcaaGGAACAACTTACCTTATGAATTTTTCAAGtagaaagaaattataaattatgtgtaGTGTAACTTATTATCAcagctcaaaaatatttattctttttgttgaaCAGCACTTCTTCGTGATTATACGTATGTAACTTAAGAAACTGTAGTGAGTGAATAgggaacaaaaaagaaattgcaaatattaaatgcCTCTCTGATTATTACTCTAAGGATTACTTAGGGATGagttgaagtaaaaataaattatataaataaaacaatggcAGTCAATTTCAGGGGGCCTTAAAATAtactatgattataaaaataaacacccCGAGAATAGAACAAGAACAAGAAACTTTCTTGTAGTAAGAATTAAGTGTGTAAAAGTGGGATAATTATTTTGTGGATAAATAACCGATGTAAGCCGGGAGGAGATTTGTAGGTATAGGTATAAATACTCGTATACTACACTACTGTCgttgaattattgattttttttttgggttgttttatatgtataaatataaattaaaattcagcgaaaacttttttcgaaacaaaaaactttttccttaGAGTGaagaatttgtaaataaattaaaaagaattgaataaGGTGAAGGAAGGGGACGACGTGCTTACATCAGGAACTACCTCTCACaactaatttcaaaagtttaaatccTATGTAAACCTTGAGAGTACCAATACTAAGTTCCACACGCCGCCTTCTATCATTTTATTAGTAGTAATAGACGTAGTAGTTGTACTCTTCGCATGCCTCACAAACCTGTATAAACAAGGTCAATGACGTCATACTCCCTCCTCGCACTCTTttcttacattttattattacatttcatatagatatattattattattcatattattctttattaacaATTGTTATGTATTCCGTAGTATAAATGTACTTCGAGTCACATAACAAAAACATAGGATGACACTCGTACTTCATACGTACGCTCTACGATAACAAAAGTAACATGTTGCATGCTTAAGGAGGCAAGGAGGTGTACCTGTACTTTCGTTTTTCAAAATTCAGCTGCTGCATGCACGCAGTTCCAGTGATATCCCTTTGCGCTACTAGCTACATACTAGTTACTTCAACAATGTCAAATGATGGATAGTAAGTAAGGGAAAGGAAAATGAGAGGTACATACATATTGCAACAATCTCGCAAAATTAATTACAAGCCGAGTTTTCTCTCATTTCTGTTGAAAACGACGATGATAGtgatgattttctaaaaaaaaccgGTTACATGGTTTATAGTTTGTAAAAGTGAAAATGCAGTCACGACTCAGGATACACTCCATCTTTCGTCTCCTCCTCATCAGTGGAGCTGTTCTACAGAGAGTGGAGAATCAGCCTTGTACTTATACCAGTGCTATATTCAGGGCACTGTTGTGGTGAGTTGAGTGAATATGGATTACTCACTATTCATTCGGGTCGACTAATCCtaccaatgaaaaaaaaatatataaagggcTCCGGCTCCACTGGTCATCCGATGATTACGGCACTGTATACTTACCCTATCTAATTAAAGACTTGGTGGAGTACCTCAGGACTACACTATCTTATTTGATCCCTTGAGCACTTCTTCTATTGTCACAGTGAGCTGGAGCAGcatagttttgcaaaaaaataaaccatcaaatTAACACCCCAAACTCAATAACTCTGACAACTGGCTTTCAGAATCtgttgagaataaaatattccagGCAAGGAATCATAGTTGTCAACTTTGCAATTTCTAATAACAGCTTACAAAATAGTTTTCCAATTTGTCGAAGCTTCTTGTCGCCATATGATTATATAGTTTGTCACTTATTATGATCTTATCGTGTTGATATTACTCTCTGATCTTAGAATTGATATAAAAGCCCACATTTAGCATTATTCTCACACATTCAGGTATATGCATCAATAAACCATCTCTTGCACTGTTATGCTGagtactcaattttattttgtgatttgtattatccttattattatataataattaataacaaattttatacttattgggaatattttattttgactgaGTATTCTAGAACATTTGATTACTTGTATTCAATGACTAGTAGAAACTAAATAACAAATTCTGACTATTGAACATGACGATTTTTTTGAGAACCCCATTCAAGTATTCCAAGTCACCTTCTTCACTCTGTAAAGATCTGAGTTAATGCATGATGAGATGCCATTCAATCCTATTCACTGAAGTAGGCGAGTCCCCTTCCCTTCTTCAAACAGAAATTACCAAGACGGCTCAAGATcatgtggatttttggaattatatCCAGTGCAACAATCCGTGAGTAGGATCTCCCAAAACTCTTAATACAGGTTTTGGAGAGGACAGAATATCTCTCCTTGAACTCCTATACACCTCCTTGAAGCTACCAAGAGTTCTTGGGAGTTTGGTATTTTTGAAAGGATTGGAAGCCTCACGGACATAGCAAGGATCCTTAGAACTGCAAGACTGAAATACGATATTGCATATCTTCAAATCCATCGAGGCAATGAAGTTCAAAGAAGAGAAGCTTACGGCAGAAATGAGGGTACGGAAGTTTTTGTGAGTTTCTAGGACATTGGGGAGCATCACAATGAAAACAACCGCTTCACTCCCGAGTCTTTGAAGCCCCTGGATCGGCCTACTAGAGAATTGTCTTACTGTATCACACTGAGGCAAACCTTGAGGAAACCTTCCCTCCATCTAGTCCCACCTTGATGTCACAGTCTCCAGTAATGTTCTTACTACTGACAATGGACCGAGTGAAGCTCTTTACTTCCATGCAGAATGGAACAAGCCTTTTACATGTCCACTTTTTTcgaggaagtttttttttataaattcctaaaAAACCTGTTGATTATCTACTTAATTAGAAAGCAAAATTAAGTAACaccaaaataaatgttatataaaatatattatctaaaaaaagaataaatttctttatatgttatacatttaaaaaaaaaaaaactactctcttcttttttgaaaatccaagtATGGTCACACATTAAACCGAGTAGCACATCGAGCACCGTTAGCTTAAGGAAATAGTATGCTCAatatttgttgtaatttttgcaCAAGATATCGCTTTtgtatgacgtcactcattAACTTATTGTACGTACTACGTTATAAGTATGAATGAGTAATGatacgtatataatttattctagtcttaatcttaaatattttatatttacatattattataaagcaaatttgaaacaaattactccaaaataatggTTCATTGTAGTGCCCAAGGATGCAAAAATAGAACTGAGTCAGATTTCCAAAAGCTTCAAGGAATCgttcacaattttaaatttcccattcccaaaaatccaaaagaagtcgcaagaagaaaaaaatggatatcaaatcttaaatatcttcctAATTGGAAACCTGCTGACCATTCTGtatgtgaaaatcattttgaactATAATTCCTTCTCCATAATTGTTCAAGCAAACAGTAAATTACTCATTCACGAGAGAACAAGAAATAATTCTccaaaatgcttgaaataataatacctctagcggacaaaaaaaaagtaaacaatgaccaagatatttttttttttcgctaataatgACGTAAGCCTTCGATGctctacttggtttaatgctttaggtCACACTATCGTATTTATATACAACAAGatcatttttgttcattctcTTTGTTGACACCAGTCCCCATATTTTATAGTCTCGTCCAGCCCCACCATAAATTTAAAGAACGCGtccatatttgatacaaaagcCATCTTAAGGTACAATTTTTGCTAAATGGCGTCATTATCAATCTACCACAACTATCTTGGAAATATATGATGCCGTTACTTTACTAACACATGAATAAACACtgtatttttgtgtcaaatGTTGCAGTTTAAGCTTCCTTTCTCCTAATCAATGGTTTGAGCATTGATAGGttgaattatatcattttaaggTGTGAACAGTTATCGAATTATGATTTCACCTTTTGGAAGAATTAgctaactaccaactaatttttgcctttttcttcctttttttaaatgaaaagttgcACGATAGAATAAAGGTAAAGACAGGAAAAACATCAAATGCTTAAAtgactaataaatactttaaaaaacataaataaaaaatattatgtcccAATGGCTATGaacaaattcaataaataaactgaGGACTTCAGTTGAGTGTCATAGCTcagttgaactttttttgagttcgaccactaaaatatgtggctagacCATGTGCTACCCCTACACATTTCATTGAGGCTAAAATGTCCCCgacttcacacatagatggcggcgctattttttaattcacctcatttccagttagtaccaaccttaaAAGACGGCTgtcaaaattgtataataatctGTTTTCTGTTTGGGTGTTATTGTGGTAAGTCTGACACTTCTTctcttatttacaaaacaattgcTTGTTTTGTAAATTTAGACTGCTTCTGTATgtgaaaaaatactgttcaagatAAGCAAATAGTTTGTAAATGAGTTGAGCCAAATGGTATAAGTAAATCTAAAGCTACTTAGGGTACTCATTCATCACAGAAAGCCAAAATTTGTCAAgtgtttttgaatgaaaatctGTTATTAGTGTTAGCTCACATGAAATTGGATGAGCACTTCTTCCATGGTATTCTACATATGATCAGCTGTGGTGGTAAAAGGATATTAGATGGTTATGCTCTTGTAGAGTATTATGTTCTGggaaattctttttaaaatgatcccgaaaggaattataaaaagtatgtacatTCATTATTATGTAAGTTTTGATGCCACTgatattatattcttcttttttggaaatcatctcGCGACCGCACTTAGTGAACCACTACCGTAGCTCATTGGACAACACGATCAATAATTCCAGGTCCAGATGAAGTAACTGTAATAAAATAGCACTTGTTcacatatacttaatcagtgtaacctCATCTGACCAAtttaagaaac comes from the Lepeophtheirus salmonis chromosome 4, UVic_Lsal_1.4, whole genome shotgun sequence genome and includes:
- the Achl gene encoding uncharacterized protein Achl, with translation MAFYSQFPAIYAYHPMAFPTNQDFYAMYPGSNGSDPLFYDPHHANSNPHKNYSTNKAGANRKESTDSGISAVSRKTSNTSTISNSSVIPEEKLESKKEEEETPYVVPDDDLCEKIVQQVEFYFSDANITKDKFLLKHVKRNKEGFVSLKLISSFKRVKHLSKDWRQVAEAIERKSDKLEVNDLKTKVRRLAELPEYDETTPSRTVVALNLPLERPTIEGVAEIFSKVGDIVLIRILRPGNPIPADIKPFVNKHPEMIAKVTALVEFERTEFALRAVKDLSTGEDVEDGMKVMELIPAPSKSQKNKKAESKASKQVSNNSGTIPTRRSSYAGQQHQNQNQAFTNGNTIRNRRISLYHNMKFEEMPNQMTDNHGNKPGLNPNAPTFQMQRRISRPHMIHPFEMLQMQHQQVAAAAMAAMHSPASPWLQRRMMNEVASSGLALPPNVVRLPRGPTKGTKGFHNWCRSRMTSSPPATSVSPVVGGENSNTNAAEKKNHAVPIVNPVEIQDEIVEEDSKSELVASTSNESPPPPPQSQLQTEQALLPPLPRIIIDNTNEDDDDSGNEDDGFSDPDERRQGEFNERTR